TtcgatttaaaatttaaaatttataaagtttctttatatatatttctttactTGAATAATTGACATAGTTTATTTCATACGTATTTTAAACTTATGATTTAaaacatgatatttttatatatcaaaaatttaatttttttattttcagatCTCGAACGTGAAACATGCTCATTATTCCTTGGAAGTGTGGGAGTTGGAGAATTAAATATAAGATAGGATGTGTAATAAATTGGATAATAAGTGGAGGCCCTTCTTTACTGACATAATGGCTTTTACTGGATTGTGAATCTTTTCTCTACTTTGGCTTTATAATGTCTTTATTTCTCTATCTATATATCACATGacctcttcaatttttttcataactattttttatttatttattgagaaaaatgttaattaaatgtttttgtttCCCCCACTAGATACCAATAGttaaaaaagaaagtataatATAGTGTTAGTTGACTTAATTAGAATGTCTTAATGAGCCAAGATTTTTACGATAACTATTTCTCTATAGTTAATTATGAGGAAAAGATAACACTCTTCGTAAATCTTATATATCTATGAGATTGTACTGGATATGAGTCATTTTTTCTAAcaagattaaagaatcaaataagcatttcaacaagaaaattgaatatttaaatcaaaTCAGAGTTCATGTCACTCGTCCTGAACAAATAAGAGGATAGGCTACAGGTTGCATATAAGATAAGACAGCGAGTCGCAAGTTGAAAGAACATTCAACATAAATATTAGATAAATATGGATTAATCAAAATGTTTATCCAAAGACATcatgaaaagttgaaaaaaaaagttttgagatattgaaaataaaatttgtaagaacattttttttttaccaactCATATGCGTGTCAAACTTGAATTAGAGCGACCAGCAAACTCGAATTTTAATGgttctataaatattttttttaaaaaactaatgtaatattgttaatgaatgtgTCCTTATCCAAACTTAGATTTTCATAATTCCTAGGTTGAATTGCAATGTGGTCCATATTTGATAGGAAGATCCAAGCAAGTTCACAGATTCgaataacaatttatttatttaatttaaagcaTATTTTTGATCGAGAATATTaagaaaattcaatatttaactattttagtccccacaaaaatatatatttctttacaAAAAACGATAAATCCAACGATTTTATTGTCCTTATTACTAATGTTCTGACAGTTAAATATAAGCCCTAATTAATATAGAAAACATTTTTAGGATTTGTTTATAAACTACATGGTCATAGATTGGACAAAATTGTTGATGTTTGTGACTATGGATTGGTCTTGTGTAGTTGATTGATACAAACACTAATATTATATATGGCTGTCGTTTATTTTTAGtgattcatttaaaattttacacgTCATGTaagaaacaacaattaataCACATATTTTATCCATATAGCTCAGGATGGACCTAAACAccttttaatgaaatttttaactttgttattgtttatcacaatattcatattaattgatgtataattgttAAACCCAGATACAAATTAAGGAGCAAGCTTCTTGTTTAGTATGGAggagaatctcaaagtaatgtAAAGAATATTAGAGTCGTTTAGTTTAAATTCAAGTTATGATGGGATTAATTATGATGAGATTAGTTATAATGTGATAAGTTATAGTAACATTATTTTTGAGTGTTTGATTCGTTGTattcaaaatgataaattttaagaacaatttattggtttacaaaaatacccttcatGAATGTAAAAAGTGATTAACAAAAGGGTTGAAAGagatttttttgtcatttattattttattcaggATAAATTATCCCCAAATTATTATACCAACCAAAGGGAGGGATAACTTATTCAGTTACTAATTATTAATTTCCGAATAAGCTATCTCGAACTTGCCAACTAATCAACAAATTAATTGGTACTATAATTTATTCTCAAAACTATTTGGCATTATTGTTCACACCAAACGACCCCattgtatattaattttgtcTCCCAACACCCACCTGATTCGAATCGAATCGATCTTCCCTGTCATCTTATGGTAAGATTCATTGACTACCACCATTGTCAGCTTAAAGATTGTGCTTCATCAAACAAATAATTCCTATTACACcatattaaataaatcaaactatGATCAACAAACAAATAATTTCTATTGCACCATATTGAATAAATCAAACTATGATCATCAAACAAATAATTTCTATTACACCATATTGAATAGATCAAACTATGATCATCGAAAATgttaaagaaaacaaataatctCGTATACTCACGTCCAAACGTCTTAATCTCAAAAGAAACAAACGATACATTAGTTATAAACACAAATACAATTTCCCAAATGGGATGTGAAATGTTCTCTCTCCCTCTCAAGATAGAGAACAAACTTAAAAAGTATTCTATTTCCCTTCCCTTTGAGATGGGAAATAGACCAGAATGGATTTTAATCTATATACAGACCTATTGACAAAATCAAATACTAATACATGAAGACAAGGAGCTAAGACATGAATGTTCTAAAAGTGGTGGAAATTTAGACGGCATTTTCTGGCGTTTGGTTGTCGAATCTGCTGGTGAATACTTGTGTTGCCCGTGAACTTCTGTGTTGTAATCGCTGGTGTAGCATCTCCGACATCTTGTTGAAAAACTCTGCATCCCATCTCTGTATTAACACAGGATCTTCCGCATAACAGATATATATGGATGTAACCGCGCTTTCCACCACAACTGTAGCCAGCCCGACCTGAAAACCAATATCATAGTGACATAAATAATAGGGAAAATTAAGAGCCATGGTGTGTAGTGGTGATCTACAAGGCAAACTAACTTGGCAACTAATAAGCTATGGTGTCTCTCGCATCTCAACTATCTCGTAGAGTAGTACCTCTCCACACCAAGAACTTACATAATAAAGAAAGAACAGACTACGTTTTATGATATAGATCATTCATTGATCACATATCACAAGATTCAGCCAAAGTCTCTGTAAAGAAATGGATCTTAAGGCCTGAGTCTAACTCGAAAGCTAACTCTTGACGGGAGGATTACCCAAATCCATATAAGGAGAGCgtccatcatttttcatttgatgTGGAACTCTTTAACAGTTCCTAACTGTGTtctgaaataaaatttgatatgtaTTCCACTAGATTAAAATTTGGTTCATAAAAGTGTGACCTTAGCTGCAACATCTCAGTATCACCTATTACTGTGTTAAAATCTCAGTAGaagtaaatatatttcattgGTGCTCAAGCATATTCAGATTGAACTCCGACTTTGGAAGCACATCAGATGGAAGCGCAAGTGAGCAATGAGCCCGTAAGCAAGTACATGGTAGATTCGTAGGAGTAAACAGGGAAGGCTGATGAAGGTAATCACTTGTAACGAAAAGGTCAGTACCATTCTTATTTCTTTGATCCATTGATCTTTATTTAACATCAGATCATTACAAAACTTGAGGACCATTTAAACAATTAAGTTTCAAAGGCACTCACAGCCAAGCACTAAAAGTAATACGAGAGGTAAGGCTGCTGACTATGACTTACCAAGATCATTCCCATCAACATGGAAGTAGAACCGACCATCATCACTCTGTCAGGATGCCTGATCCTTGTCCAAATTCCTGCACAAGTTCCGGCGACCAGCCCACCCACAACAGTTCCCATCAATATAACAGCACCTGAGCAATCATAGGCAATAAGTGCTTCAACTCCAGTTGATTGGAACAACTCCCATGCATCTCGTGCAGAGCAATTAAAGTTTTTACCATAAACTGCAATCTGCAAggagtatgtttttaaaataacatcaaattcaCTAACTAAATGACATCTGCTTCtggtgaaatttttttaaaaattcacttCAATGCATAATTTCTTATCTGTTATGGGCAGCAATAGACCAAATTCAACATGAATTACTACTCAGAGAGAAATAACTGATTAGGGATTTGCTACTTTACATCACATATTTCCTTAAAATCCTTGTCTCACCCCTAAGCAGGACAAAGACTTGAGATATAACTTCTAAACCGTGTCACTCACTAGCTACTCCAGTGATTAATTACTATCCATGCATGCAATACTTACACACTTAATTGCCAGAATATAGCGCATACTCATAATTGCATCACTGACTTGTCATGTGTTAAATTGAACACATGTAAGTGCATTGCGCTGAAAAGAAGATTAATGAAGAGTTGGCACAGATTTGGCAAATACGTTGTCTATTTCACAAATCATAGAACAACCAAATACTATAACTTGATGAAATAATTGTTTTATTAAGGCAGCATCTAAGCAAATTAGCGCACATTTCAACTAATATGGGGCAGCATGCTATACTCCACAGGTACAGGTGTTGGCCCTGATCCTCAAGGATAGAGCAGATAGGCTCATGATGAGTGTTGTAGCTAGGAAGTGAACGTTGGATCTGCAGGTTCATTACCCCCTGTGCCTCAACCACTCAGTCATCCCTGTGGAGATTACTCACATGGATGATGTTACAatgaatattacaaaaaaaaacaaagtcaaGCTCACTGGAGACATCAATATCAAAGCAGCAGCTACACTCTACCCAATCAGAGATTATTGATCTCTATGATTAAGAGAGGATTTCCACTCAGTCTCTTTCAATATGAGTAAAAAGGAAATATCACTAGGTAAGATATAAAGGAGAATAAGCAGGGGCAGGGTTAAGGGGGTTCATCTGAATCCCCTTAGCTGGAAAATTATGTTGTGTGTACAAGGTCAATTATTTTCTAAAgtaaatatagtaataatagtagaGATTGAATTCGTTAGCTTCTTCATGTGTTTATTCAATTGTCGTCATCTTCTTCattttaaatgttataaggaaTTACCGAACACTGTTTCTGGGAGGTGGCAAGGTGTTGAATTGCAACTTGCTTAGTTGTAGATAAGGAACTGCTACATGTTTTAGTAAGTAGTGACTATGCATGACTTAAGAGGGTACCCAAGCTGGAAGCATAGATGGACAATCAAGGAGGAAAAGGTTAACGTGAATCAGGAGTTTAGTTGTCTGGACAAAGAGATATCCCTGAATGGTGATCAGAAGTTGGAAGGTGAAGTAACACCTTCATATGAAGAGAAGGGACATATTTTACagatatattgaaaaataaaccaCAACTTCAAGAATAGACAAAAATATGGCTCTTGAACTATTAACAACCTACCAGCACATAAGCATACTTATTGAAGAAACGGACTAAGGTCTCAAccaaatgaaagagaaaatcGACACAGCAAAGCAAACACTCATTCTTCCCAATCTTTGATCTGACTCCTCTAATCTGCATTATACGAAACCACTAATCAATCAAAACTGTTCATACATGCAGTTAAGCAATATGTAAGAGAAAATCTTACTCTTCATGTGAGAAGTTAATATAATGGACAATTAGACAAGAACAGGCTGACCAACCTTCCACCGTAATGTCCGGATGGCGGCTGTAAAAAGTGATCCATAGCAGATGCTGCCAAATGAGGTTGTAACAGCATAGCGTAAGGATTTCTTCAATGGTTTGGGAGGCATTGAGGTTGCTTGCCGACCACCATGAATGAGAACGAGAAACACCATGCCCGACACTATTACATGAATAATGTTACACAGAACTGCGCCAGTCCAAAACAAACTCACACAGAATACCTGTACAAAACACATGCAATTGACAGCTCATGTTCTTGGCAACATAACCAATATACTTGATAGAGACTGAACCCTAGAGTCAGAATCAAATAAAGAGCAAAAACTTGCCAGCTCACCACAAGAAGCCACCAGCGACCACCATCACCGATACTAAGTGCTATAACACCAGCTACTCCAAAAGACCAAAGCACTAGCCATGAAAGCATCACCAGCATGAATGCAAATGAGACTCCCATAACTTCAGGAAGGCTGCACACCATCTTCACACTTCTTTGTAAAACCAACATGGTAAATGGAAGTCTGCGAAGTtgggaaaagaaatattttcacaAAACTGAAACTTATACTACAGTTCCTTATCTGGAAAAAATTATCTCGACCTCTCTATTTATATGCTGTCTGAGCTTCGATATCCTTTTTATACACTACACTTCCAGAGTTTAGAAAAAATTTGTACAAACCTCTCCATAGCTTTGTTTTTAGAGTTTATGAggccatcaatttttttttcataaccGAGAAATCTGCAAGGGCTAGTGGTGCTTAACTCAAAACTTGGAGGATTCTTCCACTTGATTACAGGCTTTTATTTGCCTCAGGTCAAACCCATAAGTTTTTAAACGTCAATCTAAACTATATCCTAGAAGTTACCAAGAGGAAATATGATGTAGGAATCGAATACTAAATTATTTTACTTCTAGCTCTCCTTCAGACTTAATTTAGGGTCAATCTCACGGATGGTCAATCAACTTTCAGTTTATAGTACCAAAATTACTGAACTATTTTTCAGTAACGGAAGTTAATTAACTTTACCAAAATGTCACAAAAATCACTAAACTACTTTTTGTAACAATAAAGCCATTTAACGTATCCTAAGTACAGATAACACTAAAAGCCATTAGAAGGAAACGAAtgaaacatttttcattatacttagacaaagttgagtgacttttctGTGGCACAATAAAGTGAAAGCTTAGTAACCATCCGTAAGACCACCCCAAATACATATAATCAGGGAGAGCAACCTCCTTAAAAATGGCAGGATGACTTTCAATCCTAAGAACCTCATGATTGCTGCATTAGTATAGACTTTGAAACCTGCTTTCATTCAAAATCAGGATGACAGGGCTGACTCCAGATAAGATTTCTTTCAAGAAAGTTAATCTGCTGATGCTCCAGCAGAAGAcagacatgtaaattacaaagtaaatattagaaaaattctcactttatacaatctcacaacaacaaaattttctCCAAACTGACTTAACAGAAAGGAGAATTTGGGTAACAGGTTGCATATTCACTAAGAAATACTAGGCCAACAGATGGATAAAGATTAAATATCTTGTAAAAGAGAATTGAACTCAGATAGAAATCGATAAACACATAAAAGCAAGAttcttttctgttttcttatttttaaaaaatcatgacTATTTTCAGCTATACCTGTCTATGATTGATATTACGTACAAAAACTGCAATGCTGCACCAACAGAAAATGCAACCCCCCAGAAAAATTGCTTCTGCCAGAAACATAGCACACTGATCACAGCAAGATATGTTGTCAAGATGTGAACCGATAACTTCATCATGTTACTAGCACTTGAACCAAGCAAAACCAACCAAGCCCATGCCAGAACTGTTCCCACCGCACCACCTACTATATACAAAGGCCAAAAATCTTCAGTCAAACCAGGCTGATTATCAAGGATCATCTTCGTGAACCTATCAATTTTGAGCCTATCCTTTTCCCTGAACCTGTTAAACCCCAATACCGCAAGTGCCCCACCTATCAACACTAGATGCAGCATGAATACCCCCATCCAAAACACATCTCGCCAATGCCGTGAAACTTGTGAAGTGAGTTGTCGAGATCTAATATCATCTCCACTAGCACTATTCCCCACCATATTCTGCAGTcaaatacatacataaataataattaaaatctgAAACTTCTCAATGtctgcattgcacaagtaggacTCGGTACTCCCGGCTTGATTCCATTTTATATGGTGGTTTTTATGTGGTTTAAGATGCTGAATTCATTTAAGTAACATATAAGtgcaaagagaagaaaataataaagtagGATTTGAACAAGAGATAGACATCATAAGCAAAACAATGAATTTAGAACGAAAAACAATTTAACATTCATAGAAAGCACAAAACAATGAATAATCAGTACTAAAAGCTTGAGATAGACAGGATTTGAACAAGAGATAGACATCATAAGCACAAAAATGAATTTAGAGcgaaaaacaatttaaaattcatagaaAGCACAAAACAATGAATAATCAGTACTAAAAGCTTGAGTACTGATAAACATACTAATCTTTTATTCTTCCGTCGTCCCATCCCAATTTATACATACTTCCTTTCCAAAACGTCCAAAATTCTTGAGTCATTCCAATTCTTTTATACAACTTTCATAAACTAATATTCACTTTTaactattcaaaaaataaacttttcatGAGATCATTTCTCCACTAAACTAATTTTACAAACACCATTTCCTTCCTCTACCAGTAATTAACAAGTCAAATCAACATATTTATCCAGTCAACACCATCATATCCATGAGaatacaataaattaaatatcataaattccAAAAACTCAAAGCAATTTAACATTACAAATTTATCCAACACTAAATATCCACATCCGCAGCAAAAAATTCGAATTCTTTTTCGCAAATTCAACCACTTAAAATCACAAGCACACTTTTAAATACATCAAATTAAACAACAGTAACCACAATATTCACACAAATAAGTGTAAAATTACACTAATTAACAACTTATTTTAACTAAACATACTTTAAAAGGTTGtaaattcaatacaatttaCTTCACATCTGTTAAACGTCGATTTAAACTACAACAACCGCAATATTCACACAAATAGCATAAAATTACACTAATAAACAATCAATagttaatttcaaaaattgaaaaaaaaaaagagcgaGTAGTTAAATGTTTACCGGCGGCGGAGTAACGGCGGAGGGAGAGCCGTAGCCGTCGTATGAGGAGGACGAAAGTGAAGAAAACTGAGAATCACTCATGGATAAAATTTGTTGATCTAGGCGACTATTACAGAGAGAAGAAGTAACATAGGTGGTATAAATTCTTCATAGAGAAAAAGAttagtttataaattaaaattaacttaattgagAATTAATGAGGATAAGAGTCAATGGAAGTTTAATTTAGGGATTATGAAAATTGACTAATTACAAAATGTTTGGATTTATTAGAAATGAAACTGATAGGTAACCGTTAATAATTGGGAAATATAAATGTttcgataaatatttttatataaaatatctttttatagGTGATTGACTTTTTAGGTGAATTTAGATTCACTTAATTTTTACAGAGCAGCGGataattataaggaaaaaaggGGAATATTTTTGCAAAATGCCAACGTTTCTTCGTTggataatcttttaaaaaatttaattaatattttaataattaaaatattaaatctaAATTATTGGGACCAAAGATCCTGTTTCCTTTTTGTTCGTTTACTATATTTTACTCTCGTTATGGGGAAGGTGttgtattatttgttatttattttctattttaatcaattatttatataataaaattgtaatAATATACCGATAGTGTTTATGAGTGAAgtttaaaaagattaaaattgtAGTGagattttatttagttattttaaaaaataaaaagattaatcCAAGTAGATTTTTGACTTGAGAAAAATTTGAAACACATATTATAACACAAAATACGATAACAAAATAACAAGAGATAGATGGCAAATGAATTAAAGCTCACaacatatatagtaatatatgttgatgaaaaaaaaatatttgatcacTAGAAAGTACTAGTGACGAAGCCATCTTATAGTTAGGGGCTAGGGTTCATTCGAATTCCCTCaacgaaaaaatatattattttcatatggttaaaataaattttaggtaTATATAGCAGATGTCGAATCTCCTTCGACTACTTCATGTatctactttttaaaattttaaacccTTTTATTGAAAATCTTGGCTCCGCCACTGAATAGTACCACTAATATGAGAAGAGAGcacaaaatattataaaaatcgAGTTTCTACTAATCTTCTAAGTTAATTCTCGTTTTGTGTTTATCTTTATAATAATCAATAGAATTTTCAATTTGAAATAGATGAATCAAACATATCCCATAACCCTTAAACATATATGCCAGagtctttttcttttaagagGTTAAATGTTTCTCGCCATTATAATAGTAAACAAAGATTCAATATATGAAAACGTAAATATTAcgaataaacaaagaaaattcaaCATAAGGTTGAtaaaattgtgttttctttacCCTAATAAAGCCAGTAAGATGGACAGGACAGTAATCATTTTTATAGTGTCATTTTGGTTGCATATATGGTGGTTAAGGTTCATTTTCCATAGAATAAGATATAATGATAAcgacttaataaatatttatattaaatcaatCAATTTGATTTTACTGTTTCAAATTAAAGTAAAGAATACTTACTTGCACCAAAATGTATTAAAAAGTTCATgttcttctttaaatttttttaatttatgatccAATTAATAAAAGTGAGTAGTGTGAGGGAATTAGATAGATAGCAACACTAAAcctattatataatatataggggctttatattctttaattaaAACCGTCCTAGCTACTttctaacatttttaaaaaaaataataataatatatatatatatatatatatatatatatatataatactagTAATTTATATGATCTTATTAAATCACTTTTGCATTGAAAAATCTCTCATTAAGAGGTTATAAAGCGtcataaagataattttaagcttaacatttgaaatttctaataaaaaataaagaaataattatcattTCATCGCAGtatttatatcaataatatttaattttttcaatacttTGACTTGTCCTATGTTCGATTTAAGTGGAAAATGGAAATGGTTCCCTCTTATAAGGTAAAATAAAATGcaagtttttcctttttagcTTCTCTGTTTGGTCCAAATGGAAGAAACAAAAGGTGTagccttttttttctctttaaatgACTTTTGTACCACAAACTTTAATGAAATACGAAAAaggtaatttcaaaatttcaatttaataaatttgacCATTCAAAAATGTAATAGTAATAGCTCAATAAACTCATTCTAATTATAGACATAGTGTATTAGAATCATGAAGCGCGATAAAATGTCATCGTCATATGTCAATAATCAATTTTGATTTCTTGActgtattatttttatgaaatgatatatttAGCTTCGCAACTAATAAAAAAGTAATAACAACCAATATATATGTCGTAAAAGGTGTTAAATTTTTACTCTCAAGCCTGTTGCAGTTCAAATAGTattgaattcaaaaattatttttgaatatatgttAAGTTAAacgtgaataaataaaaatcgataaaaaaatACGATTATAGAAATTGAAGGGGGAGGAGTAGTATTTTGATAGTATCACACTGGACGTGTCATGACCGGAACATGCATATAACAACAAATTCTAGAAGCTTTTAttgatactaaaatatatttacgTCTGTAGAGAGTAGAGACCATCATCTGTCTGATTTTATTTAAAGTAAATTATTCATAAGGGTGCTAAGTTCAAGTCAAATTTTGCTtcaccttttaaaaaaaaaataatcataatcataatcataataataatcataatctcaTGATTTCATACTATGAGAAATGAGATGGAATatcatattctccaaaaattataatatagaaTTATATGGAAATTTCATTATCACGACTTTGAGATTTTTTAAACACAAAAAATGATTTCcgagtttatatttttaaaataacctCACAAACTTTTGAAGCTTGAAATAATAGATTCAAAATACTGAAACTAGGCATGAACCGTTACGATATTGACACACAGGTGAAAATTGTCATAACTTGTGCAGTGTTACATAATTATTTGCGAGAAGGAATGGTGAAACATTTATGCTCTATGAGTATGAAAATATAGTTGTGGATGATATTAACCAACAAATGGATAAAAATAACAACGTTGGTTTGTCTTCTTGATCACATGATCGAGAAATGCAAGTTCAACGTGAGGAGATTGTCCGTATTATGTGGGAGGATTGTATTGAAGATTAGTTCACTACAATTTATATTCAATAACAAACAGTTGGACTACTTTAATAGTTTACAACTCGTGAGATTTGtatgtttatgaaaaaaaatacaaacaatcgTTGAAAGGCTTAAGAGAGGTCAGAAAGGACAAATCAAAGAGAAGGTAGTTCGTAGATCAGTATGAGTTATAcgcatgtccaaacaaaactttaatttcatcttatgatttcatatcataatttcaTATCTCATGACTAAACAAGCCCTTATTacgttattttaaaaaaaataaaatatgaaaaggtGCACGTGCTATGAATTTTTCATTGgaatgagaaaagaaaatacacatatttttaatttcatattcacGAGACATGTTGGGTTTCAAAAGTAAACAATATGCACATTTCATTGAATTATAATAGCAATTATATAAATGAAAGAAgtgtgaatttaaattaatcgaatCAATACGATTTAAGTATTGGCCCATTATAATTATGCTGGAATGGATCAGTGAGTTTCTTCACGTGGATTAATAAAAGGGATTAAG
This DNA window, taken from Solanum lycopersicum chromosome 5, SLM_r2.1, encodes the following:
- the LOC101261516 gene encoding uncharacterized protein isoform X1, with translation MSDSQFSSLSSSSYDGYGSPSAVTPPPNMVGNSASGDDIRSRQLTSQVSRHWRDVFWMGVFMLHLVLIGGALAVLGFNRFREKDRLKIDRFTKMILDNQPGLTEDFWPLYIVGGAVGTVLAWAWLVLLGSSASNMMKLSVHILTTYLAVISVLCFWQKQFFWGVAFSVGAALQFLYVISIIDRLPFTMLVLQRSVKMVCSLPEVMGVSFAFMLVMLSWLVLWSFGVAGVIALSIGDGGRWWLLVVFCVSLFWTGAVLCNIIHVIVSGMVFLVLIHGGRQATSMPPKPLKKSLRYAVTTSFGSICYGSLFTAAIRTLRWKIRGVRSKIGKNECLLCCVDFLFHLVETLVRFFNKYAYVLIAVYGKNFNCSARDAWELFQSTGVEALIAYDCSGAVILMGTVVGGLVAGTCAGIWTRIRHPDRVMMVGSTSMLMGMILVGLATVVVESAVTSIYICYAEDPVLIQRWDAEFFNKMSEMLHQRLQHRSSRATQVFTSRFDNQTPENAV
- the LOC101261516 gene encoding uncharacterized protein isoform X2, which produces MSDSQFSSLSSSSYDGYGSPSAVTPPPNMVGNSASGDDIRSRQLTSQVSRHWRDVFWMGVFMLHLVLIGGALAVLGFNRFREKDRLKIDRFTKMILDNQPGLTEDFWPLYIVGGAVGTVLAWAWLVLLGSSASNMMKLSVHILTTYLAVISVLCFWQKQFFWGVAFSVGAALQFLYVISIIDRLPFTMLVLQRSVKMVCSLPEVMGVSFAFMLVMLSWLVLWSFGVAGVIALSIGDGGRWWLLVVFCVSLFWTGAVLCNIIHVIVSGMVFLVLIHGGRQATSMPPKPLKKSLRYAVTTSFGSICYGSLFTAAIRTLRWKIAVYGKNFNCSARDAWELFQSTGVEALIAYDCSGAVILMGTVVGGLVAGTCAGIWTRIRHPDRVMMVGSTSMLMGMILVGLATVVVESAVTSIYICYAEDPVLIQRWDAEFFNKMSEMLHQRLQHRSSRATQVFTSRFDNQTPENAV